From the Candidatus Nanopelagicales bacterium genome, the window CGGTAGGTCGGCGCGATGACTTGGAGCAACCCCCGTGACGGATAGCCGGCCTTCGCGTTGCTGTCCCACAGGTTGGCAGCCTTGGGGTTACCGCCTGATTCCTGCTGAATCTGGGCCAAGATCCCCGGCAGGTACTTCTGCTTGATTCGATGCTCAACCATGATCGCTGACACCAGGTTCGCCCACCGACGCACGCTCCCGTAGAAACGACCGCCGCGCGGGTGACGCAGGGGCGCGCCGCGCCACTTCGACGGCCCGGTGGCGACGCTTGCGGGCACGATTGCGGCGACCCGCGGGGAAACCCGCTTGGCCGGTGCCTTCACAGTGGCGACAACTGAGGTGGCAACAACCGAGGTGGGTACAGCCGAGGCTGACGCTGGTGCCAGGCCAGCGGCGGTCAGTGGGATCGCTACTGCGGTAGACGCGACCAGCATGCGGAGGCCGTGCTTTTTCATTCGGATCCCTACGTCGGTGAACAGAAGAGCCCCAGGTCGATTCACTGGGGCTGTTCTGCACCATGCACGTTCGCCGAGCGCAATTCAAATGGTTGACAAGTCAACTGTGGATAACCTGTGCCCTATCTGTGGACAAAGAAGCCATCAAAAGTCGCTATGTCCGACATGTCGACCCGAGTCGTATGGGAAGGGTCACAGGTGGTTAGCGCAGAGTGACCTAGCCCTTTAGCGACTTCCGGCGCCGGTTGAGTAGTGAGCAGTTGAGCGCCCACGTTGGCTCGAACCTCGCGCAGAGCCGCTGGATCCGCCGCGTCCTTGGCCTCCGCTTCCGCGCTGATCGCGACCTTGACTACGGCGTTGTGCGCCTGATTGGCCGGTTCCCGATCGCCGACGATTCCGCGTGGAATCCGCGCCACTTGCCTCTCGCGACGAGTTGCGGGCGCCGGTGGTTGAGCCCGATGGGAGCGTCGGCTGACCGCCCGCCGTGGCGGCTGCCGGGTTGGTTAAGGCAGCAGGGCGTGCTTGACCGGTCAGGCTGGAGATGAAGTCATCGCCCCCGCGAGCCCGGGTCGTGGTGGCGTCGATCTTGGCGGTTCGCAGGATCGTTTGAACTTGCGCCCGTTGCTGATCGGTCATGACAGTCACGACCGTTCCGGCCGAACCCGCGCGAGCGGTGCGGCCTGAACGGTGCAGGTACGCCTTGTGCTCGGCGGGCGGATCGGCATGAATGACCAGTTGGATGTCGTCAACGTGGATGCCTCGAGCGGCGACATCTGTCGCGACCAGAGTGACCGCTCGCCCTGCGGTGAAGTCTGCGAGGTTGCGAGTGCGCGCGGCCTGGCTGAGGTCGCCATGCATCTCCACCGCTCGGACTCCGGAGCGGGTCAATGACTTGGTGAGCTTGCGTGCACCGTGCTTGGTGCGGGTGAACACGATCGAACGTCCGGGTGCCGCTGCCAGCTCAGAAATGACCGAAACACGCTGGTCGTCGCGCACATGCAGGACATGGTGATTCATTGCGGCGACGGGCGAGTGTTCGCCGTCGACACTATGAGTCAACGGATTGCTCAGGTACCGACGAACAAGGACGTCAATCTGCCGGTCGAGGGTGGCTGAGAAGAGCAGCCGCTGGCCACCGGACGGCGTGGCATCCAGGATCCGACGGACGTCCGGTAGGAAGCCGAGGTCAGCCATGTGGTCGGCCTCGTCAACGACACAAACCTGCACGCGATCCAGCGTGATGTTGCCCGATCGCATGTGGTCGTTGAGGCGGCCGGGGCAGGCAACGACGATGTCAACTCCACGCCGCAGGGTCGAGATCTGTTTGCCCGCACTGACCCCACCAAAGATGGTCATCACGGTGAGGTCTAGTGATCGAGCCAGCGGGGTCAGGACAGCAGCGATCTGTTCGGCGAGTTCACGCGTTGGTGCGAGCACGAGTCCGGTTGGTCGCTTGGGCTTGGCTGGCGTGTGTGAGTTGGCCAGTGCAGTCAGNNNNNNNNNNNNNNNNNNNNNNNNNNNNNNNNNNNNNNNNNNNNNNNNNNNNNNNNNNNNNNNNNNNNNNNNNNNNNNNNNNNNNNNNNNNNNNNNNNNNCTAGTGATCGAGCCAGCGGGGTCAGGACAGCAGCGATCTGTTCGGCGAGTTCACGCGTTGGTGCGAGCACGAGTCCGGTTGGTCGCTTGGGCTTGGCTGGCGTGTGTGAGTTGGCCAGTGCAGTCAGCAGCGGAAGTGCGAATGCGAGTGTCTTTCCGGAGCCGGTACGGCCGCGGCCGAGCACGTCGCGCCCCGACAACGAGTCGGGCAGCGTGGCGGCTTGAATCGGGAAGGTTTCGGTAAGGCCCTGTCGGCGCAGTGCTTCGACCAGGGGAGTGGGCAGGGGTAGTTCGGCGAACTTCGCCATGGGTTTCTCCAAGTATTACTGGGTGTATCCGCGGGTGGCGAGGGCTCGATTCAACGGTCCTCGCGGAGTGCGGCACGCCGACGGTCGTCGGGTGCCAACTGTGCGCGCGGTTCCGGAATCCGGATCACATGAGGTGCAAACAAGCACTGCGACTCTTGGGCCGCTGAGGATGAAGTAGCAAGGTGTCTGAACTGAATCGACACCAGCTAGCGCAAATCAAGGCGCTCAAAGTTGGTAACCACAGGCTAACAGAGAAAACGGCCTGGTCGGGGTGACGTCAGTCACCACTCGGTTCATGATGCTTGGGCTCGGCTGGCTTGCTGAGGGTGCCGTCGAGGATCTCGAACACCTCGTCGGTGTACTCGACCATGCGCAGATCGTGGGTCACCATGATTCCGGTTTTGCCACGGTCTTTGACCTCGCGGGCCAGCAGCTGCACGACTTGGCGGCCCAGCGAGGTGTCCAGGGCCGCAGTGGGCTCGTCCACCAGGATCAGATCGGGATCGTTCATGATTGCCCGACCGATGGCAACCCGTTGCCGTTCACCGCCGGAGAGCTGCTCGGGCAGGTTGCCCCGCCGATCGGTCAAGCCAAGCTCCTCGAGCAATTCGTCAGCACGCTTCTTTGACCTCTTCGAGTCCTTCGGCTTGCGCAGGGTTGCCACGTACAGCAGGTTCTCTCGGGCGGTGAGGAAGGGCACGAGATTCGCGGACTGGAAGACGAATCCGACGCGCTGCGCCCGGAACGTGGTCAGTTCCTTGGCGGACAGGGAGGAGACTTCGGTGTCGTTGAGGCGGATGGTTCCGGTGCTCGGAGTCAGCAGACCACCGACCATCGAGATGAGAGTCGTCTTTCCGGAACCGCTGGGACCGAGCAGCGACACGAACTGGCCTTCTTCGACGCTGAAGGCGGCGTGGTTCACCGCTGTTACGGCTGTATGTCCGGTGCCGTAGGTCTTGGTCACGTCAGTGACTTCAAGGATTGGTGCCATCAGAGGGTTCCTCCCAGTGCAGTGGCGGGGTCAATGCGTGCGATCCGGCGCAGTGAGAACAGGGCACCCAGGACGCTGGCGACAATCGTGAAGATCGCGATGTTGATCAGCGTGTCGGTGCGGAAGAGGGTCGGGACAGTCTCCGGGGCAATGAGTCCCAACAGCCGTGAGGCAATTGCACCGAAGATGACCCCAATGACCGAGGCGATGAGGGCTTGCAGAATGACGTCTCGACCAAGGCGCGCGGTGGACGTTCCCAGGGCCTTCAGTGCTGCGAATAGTTCACGTTTCTCCAGCACTACTAGCGCGAAGAACAACGCAA encodes:
- a CDS encoding DEAD/DEAH box helicase, whose amino-acid sequence is LTALANSHTPAKPKRPTGLVLAPTRELAEQIAAVLTPLARSLDLTVMTIFGGVSAGKQISTLRRGVDIVVACPGRLNDHMRSGNITLDRVQVCVVDEADHMADLGFLPDVRRILDATPSGGQRLLFSATLDRQIDVLVRRYLSNPLTHSVDGEHSPVAAMNHHVLHVRDDQRVSVISELAAAPGRSIVFTRTKHGARKLTKSLTRSGVRAVEMHGDLSQAARTRNLADFTAGRAVTLVATDVAARGIHVDDIQLVIHADPPAEHKAYLHRSGRTARAGSAGTVVTVMTDQQRAQVQTILRTAKIDATTTRARGGDDFISSLTGQARPAALTNPAAATAGGQPTLPSGSTTGARNSSREASGADSTRNRRRSGTGQSGAQRRSQGRDQRGSGGQGRGGSSGSARGSSQRGRSTAHYSTGAGSR
- a CDS encoding DEAD/DEAH box helicase — its product is MAKFAELPLPTPLVEALRRQGLTETFPIQAATLPDSLSGRDVLGRGRTGSGKTLAFALPLLTALANSHTPAKPKRPTGLVLAPTRELAEQIAAVLTPLARSL
- a CDS encoding ABC transporter ATP-binding protein, encoding MAPILEVTDVTKTYGTGHTAVTAVNHAAFSVEEGQFVSLLGPSGSGKTTLISMVGGLLTPSTGTIRLNDTEVSSLSAKELTTFRAQRVGFVFQSANLVPFLTARENLLYVATLRKPKDSKRSKKRADELLEELGLTDRRGNLPEQLSGGERQRVAIGRAIMNDPDLILVDEPTAALDTSLGRQVVQLLAREVKDRGKTGIMVTHDLRMVEYTDEVFEILDGTLSKPAEPKHHEPSGD